A stretch of the Bacillus licheniformis DSM 13 = ATCC 14580 genome encodes the following:
- a CDS encoding nucleoside deaminase, with the protein MNHEAFLQRAIDLAVESVKSGTGGPFGAVIVKDGQIIAEGKNNVTTSNDPTAHAEVTAIRLACEALGDYQLNDCILYTSCEPCPMCLGAIYWARPKEVYFAAQHSDAASAGFDDSFIYEEITKTKSERKIPFYKMDLQAKLEPFLTWEKTDQKVEY; encoded by the coding sequence ATGAATCATGAAGCATTTTTGCAGCGCGCCATCGACCTTGCGGTGGAGAGCGTGAAAAGCGGCACAGGCGGACCTTTTGGCGCTGTGATAGTCAAAGACGGCCAAATTATCGCCGAGGGAAAAAACAATGTCACAACAAGCAATGATCCAACCGCGCACGCGGAAGTAACGGCTATTCGGCTCGCCTGTGAAGCACTTGGCGATTATCAGCTGAACGACTGCATTCTTTATACAAGCTGTGAACCGTGCCCCATGTGCCTGGGAGCCATCTACTGGGCGAGACCGAAGGAAGTTTACTTCGCCGCTCAGCATTCGGATGCCGCATCGGCCGGTTTTGACGACTCTTTTATTTATGAAGAAATCACCAAAACGAAAAGCGAACGGAAAATTCCTTTTTATAAAATGGACCTTCAAGCAAAGCTTGAACCTTTTCTCACATGGGAAAAGACCGATCAAAAAGTGGAATATTAA